A window of the Pseudomonas gozinkensis genome harbors these coding sequences:
- a CDS encoding cold shock domain-containing protein, translating into MAVGKVKWFNNAKGFGFINTDTHEGKDEDGKEIDFFAHYSAIEMVGYKTLKAGQIVKFEIVQGPKGLHATKIQNVEAAKDAVSPAAHHQSVTS; encoded by the coding sequence ATGGCTGTCGGCAAGGTGAAATGGTTCAACAATGCCAAGGGGTTCGGTTTCATCAACACCGACACCCACGAAGGGAAGGATGAGGACGGCAAGGAGATCGACTTCTTTGCCCACTATTCCGCCATTGAAATGGTCGGATACAAAACCCTCAAAGCCGGGCAAATCGTCAAATTCGAGATCGTGCAAGGGCCCAAAGGCCTGCACGCCACAAAAATTCAGAATGTTGAGGCCGCAAAAGACGCCGTCTCGCCAGCAGCTCATCACCAGTCAGTGACCAGCTGA
- the icd gene encoding NADP-dependent isocitrate dehydrogenase translates to MGYKKIQVPAVGDKITVNADHSLNVPDNPIIPFIEGDGIGVDVSPVMIKVVDAAVEKAYGGKRKISWMEVYAGEKATQVYDQDTWLPQETLDAVKDYVVSIKGPLTTPVGGGIRSLNVALRQQLDLYVCLRPVVWFEGVPSPVKKPGDVDMVIFRENSEDIYAGIEWKAGSPEATKVIKFLKEEMGVTKIRFDQDCGIGIKPVSKEGTKRLVRKALQYVVDNDRKSLTIVHKGNIMKFTEGAFKDWGYEVAKEEFGAELLDGGPWMKFKNPKTGREVVVKDAIADAMLQQILLRPAEYDVIATLNLNGDYLSDALAAEVGGIGIAPGANLSDTVAMFEATHGTAPKYAGKDQVNPGSVILSAEMMLRHLGWTEAADLIIKGTNGAIKAKTVTYDFERLMEGATLVSSSGFGEAIVKHM, encoded by the coding sequence ATGGGTTACAAGAAGATTCAGGTTCCAGCCGTCGGCGACAAAATCACCGTCAACGCAGACCATTCTCTCAATGTCCCTGATAACCCGATCATTCCCTTCATCGAAGGTGACGGCATTGGCGTCGACGTCAGCCCTGTGATGATCAAAGTGGTTGATGCTGCCGTGGAAAAAGCCTACGGGGGCAAGCGCAAGATTTCCTGGATGGAGGTTTATGCTGGCGAAAAAGCAACTCAGGTCTATGACCAGGACACCTGGCTGCCCCAGGAAACCCTGGATGCCGTCAAGGACTACGTGGTTTCCATCAAGGGCCCGCTGACCACCCCGGTCGGTGGCGGTATTCGCTCCCTCAACGTTGCCCTGCGTCAACAGCTCGATCTCTATGTCTGCCTGCGCCCTGTGGTGTGGTTCGAAGGCGTGCCGAGCCCGGTGAAAAAGCCTGGCGACGTCGACATGGTGATCTTCCGTGAGAACTCCGAAGACATTTATGCCGGTATCGAATGGAAGGCCGGCTCGCCTGAGGCCACCAAGGTCATCAAATTCCTGAAAGAAGAAATGGGCGTCACCAAGATCCGTTTCGACCAGGATTGCGGCATCGGCATCAAGCCTGTTTCCAAGGAAGGCACCAAGCGTCTGGTGCGCAAGGCCCTGCAATACGTAGTGGACAACGACCGCAAGTCGCTGACCATCGTGCACAAGGGCAACATCATGAAATTCACCGAAGGTGCCTTCAAGGACTGGGGCTATGAGGTGGCGAAGGAAGAATTCGGCGCCGAGCTGCTCGATGGCGGCCCATGGATGAAATTCAAGAACCCGAAAACCGGCCGCGAAGTCGTGGTCAAGGACGCCATCGCCGACGCCATGCTCCAGCAGATCCTGCTGCGTCCGGCCGAGTACGATGTGATCGCTACCCTCAACCTCAACGGTGACTACCTTTCCGACGCCCTGGCGGCGGAAGTGGGCGGTATCGGGATCGCGCCGGGTGCCAACCTGTCCGACACCGTGGCCATGTTCGAGGCGACCCACGGTACCGCGCCGAAATATGCCGGCAAGGACCAGGTCAACCCGGGTTCGGTGATTCTGTCGGCAGAGATGATGCTGCGCCACCTGGGCTGGACCGAGGCGGCCGACCTGATAATCAAGGGCACCAATGGCGCCATCAAGGCCAAGACCGTGACCTACGACTTCGAACGTCTGATGGAGGGCGCCACGCTGGTGTCGTCGTCGGGCTTCGGTGAGGCGATCGTCAAGCACATGTAA
- a CDS encoding NADP-dependent isocitrate dehydrogenase — MPTRSKIIYTFTDEAPALATYSLLPIIEAYTASADIAVETRDISLAARILASFPEQLGDKAVADHLAELGDLAVTPEANIIKLPNISASVPQLQAAIKELQAQGYNLPDYPETVTSDADKDAKARYDKVKGSAVNPVLREGNSDRRAPLSVKNYARKHPHKMGAWAKDSKSHVAHMSTGDFYGSEKAALIDAADAVKIELIAKDGTATVLKEKTTVQAGEILDCSVMSKKALRAFIAAEIDSAKQQGVLLSVHLKATMMKVSDPIMFGQIVAEFYKDALTKHADVLAEIGFNLNNGIGDLYARIKSLPAEQQAQIEADVQAVYAVRPSLAMVNSDKGITNLHVPSDVIVDASMPAMIRDSGKMWGTDGQLHDTKAVIPDRCYATIYQAVIEDCKANGAFDPTTMGSVPNVGLMAKKAEEYGSHDKTFQIKADGVVRVTDSKGTLLMEQAVEAGDIFRMCQTKDAPIQDWVKLAVNRARASTTPAIFWLDPMRAHDGVVIEKVQAYLKDHDTAGLDIQIMAPVDAMKYTLQRTREGKDTISVTGNVLRDYLTDLFPIMELGTSAKMLSIVPLMNGGGLFETGAGGSAPKHVQQLVEENFLRWDSLGEFLALAASLEHLGVNYNNPKALVLSKTLDQATGQFLDNNKSPSRKVGNIDNRGSHFYLAMYWAQALAAQTEDAALQAQFATLAKTLTENEATIVAELNAVQGKPVDIGGYYHANAELISKAMRPSATLNAAIAALV; from the coding sequence ATGCCCACCCGCTCGAAGATCATCTATACCTTCACCGACGAAGCTCCAGCCCTCGCCACCTATTCCCTGCTGCCGATCATCGAGGCTTACACCGCCTCGGCCGATATCGCCGTGGAAACCCGCGATATCTCTCTTGCAGCACGTATTCTGGCCAGCTTCCCCGAGCAACTGGGCGACAAAGCCGTAGCCGACCACCTCGCCGAACTGGGCGACCTGGCCGTTACGCCTGAAGCCAACATCATCAAGCTGCCGAACATCAGCGCCTCGGTTCCGCAACTGCAAGCCGCGATCAAAGAACTGCAAGCCCAGGGCTACAACCTGCCGGACTACCCGGAAACCGTGACCAGCGACGCCGACAAAGACGCCAAGGCGCGCTACGACAAGGTCAAGGGCAGCGCCGTGAACCCGGTTCTGCGTGAAGGCAACTCCGACCGCCGCGCTCCGCTGTCGGTCAAGAACTACGCTCGCAAGCACCCGCACAAAATGGGCGCCTGGGCCAAGGACTCCAAGTCCCACGTCGCTCACATGAGCACCGGCGATTTCTACGGCAGCGAAAAAGCTGCCCTGATCGACGCCGCTGACGCCGTGAAGATCGAGCTGATTGCCAAAGACGGCACCGCTACCGTCCTGAAAGAAAAAACCACCGTTCAGGCGGGCGAGATCCTCGACTGCTCCGTAATGAGCAAAAAGGCTCTGCGCGCGTTCATCGCCGCTGAAATCGACAGCGCCAAGCAACAAGGCGTGCTGCTGTCGGTTCACCTGAAAGCCACCATGATGAAGGTCTCCGACCCGATCATGTTCGGCCAGATCGTTGCCGAGTTCTATAAAGACGCCCTGACCAAGCACGCCGACGTGCTGGCCGAAATCGGCTTCAACCTGAACAACGGCATCGGCGACCTGTACGCCCGCATCAAATCCCTGCCGGCCGAACAGCAAGCCCAGATCGAAGCTGACGTGCAAGCGGTCTACGCCGTTCGTCCGTCGCTGGCGATGGTCAACTCCGACAAAGGCATCACCAACCTGCACGTGCCGAGCGACGTTATCGTCGACGCCTCGATGCCGGCCATGATCCGTGACTCCGGCAAGATGTGGGGCACCGACGGCCAGCTGCACGACACCAAGGCTGTGATCCCGGATCGCTGCTACGCCACCATCTACCAGGCCGTGATCGAAGATTGCAAAGCCAATGGCGCTTTCGATCCGACCACCATGGGCAGCGTGCCAAACGTTGGCCTGATGGCCAAAAAGGCTGAAGAATACGGTTCCCACGACAAGACCTTCCAGATCAAGGCCGACGGCGTGGTTCGCGTGACCGACAGCAAAGGCACCCTGCTGATGGAACAGGCTGTTGAAGCCGGCGACATCTTCCGCATGTGCCAGACCAAAGACGCGCCGATCCAGGACTGGGTCAAACTGGCCGTCAACCGCGCTCGCGCAAGCACAACTCCGGCCATTTTCTGGCTGGACCCGATGCGCGCCCACGACGGCGTGGTGATCGAGAAGGTTCAGGCTTACCTGAAGGATCACGATACCGCCGGTCTGGACATCCAGATCATGGCGCCGGTCGACGCGATGAAGTACACCCTGCAGCGCACCCGCGAAGGCAAGGACACCATTTCGGTGACCGGCAACGTACTGCGCGACTACCTGACCGACCTGTTCCCGATCATGGAACTGGGCACCAGCGCCAAGATGCTGTCGATCGTGCCGCTGATGAACGGCGGTGGCCTGTTCGAAACCGGCGCCGGCGGTTCGGCTCCGAAGCACGTGCAGCAACTGGTCGAAGAGAACTTCCTGCGCTGGGATTCGCTGGGTGAATTCCTGGCCCTGGCCGCTTCTCTCGAGCACCTGGGTGTGAACTACAACAACCCGAAAGCGCTGGTTCTGTCCAAGACTCTGGATCAGGCTACTGGCCAGTTCCTGGACAACAACAAGTCGCCATCGCGCAAAGTCGGCAACATCGACAACCGCGGCAGCCACTTCTACCTGGCCATGTACTGGGCACAAGCCCTGGCCGCCCAGACTGAAGACGCTGCACTGCAAGCGCAGTTCGCAACTCTGGCCAAGACCTTGACCGAGAACGAAGCGACCATCGTCGCCGAGCTCAACGCCGTTCAAGGCAAACCAGTGGACATCGGCGGTTACTACCACGCCAATGCCGAGCTGATCAGCAAGGCCATGCGCCCAAGCGCAACCCTCAACGCGGCCATCGCTGCGCTGGTATAA
- a CDS encoding NUDIX hydrolase produces MDWLPHITVATIVEDNGRFLMVEEHKAGRNVLNQPAGHLDPHETLIEAAVRETLEETGWDVEPTAVIGIYLYTAPSNGVTYQRVCFSAKAVKHHPDYQLDDGIVGAKWLTRDELLAQRDNWRSELIIRCIDDYLAGNRFGLELIRPSL; encoded by the coding sequence ATGGACTGGCTCCCCCACATCACTGTCGCCACCATCGTCGAGGACAACGGTCGTTTCCTGATGGTCGAGGAACACAAGGCTGGCCGTAACGTACTCAATCAGCCCGCCGGCCATCTGGATCCGCACGAAACCCTGATCGAAGCCGCCGTGCGCGAAACCCTCGAAGAAACCGGCTGGGACGTCGAACCCACCGCCGTGATCGGCATTTATCTGTACACCGCCCCGAGCAACGGCGTGACTTACCAGCGCGTGTGCTTCAGCGCCAAAGCCGTCAAACACCACCCGGATTACCAACTGGACGACGGCATCGTCGGCGCCAAGTGGCTGACCCGCGACGAATTATTGGCCCAGCGCGATAACTGGCGCAGCGAGCTGATCATCCGTTGCATCGATGATTATCTGGCCGGCAATCGCTTCGGCCTCGAACTGATCCGCCCTTCCCTTTAG
- the mnmA gene encoding tRNA 2-thiouridine(34) synthase MnmA, with the protein MRDPAPSDTSKKRVIVGMSGGVDSSVSALLLIEQGYEVEGLFMKNWEEDDGTEYCTAMDDLADAQAVCDKIGIKLHTANFAAEYWDNVFEHFLAEYKAGRTPNPDILCNREIKFKAFLDYAMMLGADLIATGHYVRRRDIDGRTELLKGLDPNKDQSYFLHAVGGEQIAKTLFPVGELEKPEVRAIAEKYELATAKKKDSTGICFIGERRFSDFLKQYLPAQPGEIKTTEGEVIGRHHGLMYHTIGQRQGLGIGGLKDAGDEPWYVLRKDLDTNELIVGQGNNHPWLFSSALLASEIYWVNPIDLSQPLRLTAKVRYRQSDQSCTLEKTETGYRAVFDEPQRAVTPGQSVVFYDGEICLGGGVIEVAEPWSRQA; encoded by the coding sequence ATGCGTGATCCAGCCCCTTCTGACACATCCAAGAAGCGCGTCATTGTCGGCATGTCCGGCGGCGTGGACTCTTCCGTTTCCGCTCTCCTGCTGATCGAGCAGGGTTATGAAGTGGAAGGCCTGTTCATGAAGAACTGGGAAGAAGACGACGGAACGGAATACTGCACCGCCATGGACGACCTGGCGGATGCCCAGGCCGTGTGCGACAAGATCGGTATCAAGCTGCACACCGCCAACTTCGCCGCCGAGTACTGGGACAACGTGTTCGAGCACTTCCTGGCCGAGTACAAGGCCGGCCGTACACCGAACCCGGACATCCTGTGCAACCGCGAGATCAAGTTCAAGGCATTCCTCGACTACGCCATGATGCTCGGTGCCGACCTGATTGCCACCGGTCACTACGTGCGTCGCCGCGACATCGACGGCCGCACCGAACTGCTCAAGGGCCTGGATCCGAACAAGGATCAGAGCTACTTCCTGCACGCCGTCGGCGGCGAACAGATCGCAAAGACCCTGTTCCCGGTCGGCGAGCTGGAAAAGCCGGAAGTTCGTGCAATTGCCGAGAAATACGAACTGGCGACCGCCAAGAAGAAGGATTCCACCGGGATCTGCTTCATCGGCGAGCGCCGTTTCAGCGATTTCCTCAAGCAATACCTGCCGGCACAACCGGGCGAGATCAAGACCACCGAAGGCGAAGTCATCGGCCGTCACCACGGCTTGATGTACCACACCATCGGCCAGCGCCAGGGCCTGGGCATCGGCGGCTTGAAAGACGCCGGCGACGAGCCGTGGTACGTGCTGCGCAAGGATCTGGACACCAACGAGCTGATCGTCGGTCAGGGCAACAACCATCCGTGGCTGTTCTCCAGCGCCCTGCTCGCCTCGGAAATCTATTGGGTCAACCCGATCGACCTGAGCCAGCCGCTGCGTCTGACCGCCAAGGTTCGTTATCGCCAGAGCGACCAGTCCTGCACCCTTGAGAAAACCGAAACCGGCTATCGCGCCGTGTTCGACGAACCGCAACGCGCGGTCACGCCGGGCCAGTCGGTGGTGTTCTATGACGGTGAAATCTGCCTCGGTGGCGGCGTGATCGAAGTCGCCGAGCCGTGGAGCCGCCAGGCATGA
- the hflD gene encoding high frequency lysogenization protein HflD — MSPTQEQLTALGGVFLAAVLVDRIAKTGQTNEAGLSCMLGSLLVRDPKDTLDVYGGDDINLREGYRALIGALERDPSTLQREPLRYALSMLGLERQLAKRNDMLDVIGKRLPQIQSQVEHFGPAHENVIAACGALYQDTLSTLRQRIQVHGDMRNLQQPSNASKIRALLLAGIRSARLWRQLGGHRWQLVVSRRKLLKELYPLMRSE; from the coding sequence ATGAGCCCGACTCAGGAGCAATTGACCGCTCTGGGCGGCGTGTTTCTAGCCGCCGTGCTGGTGGACCGGATCGCCAAGACCGGCCAGACCAACGAGGCAGGCCTGAGCTGCATGCTCGGCAGCTTGCTGGTTCGCGACCCGAAAGACACGCTGGATGTGTACGGCGGCGACGACATCAATCTGCGCGAAGGTTACCGCGCACTGATCGGCGCCCTCGAGCGCGACCCGAGCACCTTGCAGCGCGAGCCGCTGCGCTATGCCCTGTCGATGCTCGGCCTTGAACGGCAATTGGCCAAGCGCAACGACATGCTCGACGTGATCGGCAAGCGTCTGCCGCAAATCCAGTCGCAGGTCGAGCATTTCGGCCCGGCCCACGAAAACGTGATCGCGGCCTGCGGTGCGCTGTATCAGGACACCCTGAGCACGCTGCGCCAACGCATTCAGGTGCATGGCGACATGCGCAATCTGCAGCAGCCGAGCAACGCCTCGAAGATCCGTGCCCTGCTGCTCGCCGGCATTCGTTCGGCACGCCTGTGGCGCCAGCTCGGCGGTCACCGCTGGCAGTTGGTCGTGAGCCGGCGCAAATTGCTCAAAGAGCTGTATCCATTGATGCGCAGCGAGTAA
- the purB gene encoding adenylosuccinate lyase codes for MQLSSLTAVSPVDGRYAGKTQALRPIFSEYGLIRARVLVEVRWLQRLAAHAGIPEVPAFSAEANAVLNELAENFSLEHAERVKEIERTTNHDVKAIEYLLKEQAAKLPELAKVSEFIHFACTSEDINNLSHALMLREGRDDVMLPLMRQTANAIRELAIRFADVPMLSRTHGQPASPTTLGKELANVVYRLERQIAQVAAVPLLGKINGAVGNYNAHLSAYPQIDWEANARAFIEDELGLGFNPYTTQIEPHDYIAELFDAIARFNTILIDFDRDIWGYISLGYFKQRTIAGEIGSSTMPHKVNPIDFENSEGNLGIANALFQHLASKLPISRWQRDLTDSTVLRNLGVGFAHSVIAYEASLKGISKLELNADKIAADLDACWEVLAEPIQTVMRRYNIENPYEKLKELTRGKGISPEALQTFIDGLDMPADAKAELKQLTPANYIGNAVAQAKRI; via the coding sequence ATGCAGCTCTCTTCGCTCACTGCGGTTTCCCCTGTTGACGGCCGCTACGCCGGCAAAACCCAGGCCCTGCGCCCAATTTTCAGCGAGTACGGCCTGATCCGTGCCCGCGTTCTGGTTGAAGTGCGCTGGCTCCAGCGCCTGGCCGCTCACGCCGGCATCCCGGAAGTGCCAGCCTTCTCCGCCGAAGCCAACGCCGTTCTGAATGAACTGGCCGAAAACTTCTCGCTGGAGCACGCCGAGCGCGTGAAAGAGATCGAGCGCACCACCAACCACGACGTAAAAGCGATCGAATACCTGCTCAAGGAGCAAGCGGCCAAGCTGCCGGAGCTGGCCAAGGTCAGTGAATTCATCCACTTCGCCTGCACCAGCGAGGACATCAACAACCTGTCCCACGCCCTGATGCTGCGCGAAGGCCGTGACGACGTGATGCTGCCGCTGATGCGCCAGACTGCCAACGCCATCCGCGAACTGGCCATCCGCTTCGCCGACGTGCCGATGCTGTCGCGTACCCACGGCCAACCAGCCTCCCCGACCACTCTGGGTAAAGAGCTGGCGAACGTGGTTTACCGTCTCGAGCGCCAGATCGCTCAGGTCGCTGCCGTTCCGCTGCTGGGCAAGATCAACGGCGCTGTCGGCAACTACAACGCTCACCTGTCGGCCTACCCGCAGATCGACTGGGAAGCCAACGCCCGCGCCTTCATCGAAGACGAGCTGGGTCTGGGCTTCAACCCGTACACCACGCAGATCGAGCCGCACGACTACATCGCCGAGCTGTTCGACGCCATCGCGCGCTTCAACACCATCCTGATCGACTTCGACCGCGACATCTGGGGCTACATTTCCCTGGGTTACTTCAAGCAGCGCACCATTGCTGGCGAAATCGGTTCGTCGACCATGCCGCACAAGGTCAACCCGATCGACTTCGAAAACTCCGAAGGCAACCTGGGCATCGCCAACGCACTGTTCCAGCACCTGGCGAGCAAACTGCCGATCTCCCGCTGGCAGCGCGACCTGACCGACTCCACCGTTCTGCGCAACCTCGGTGTCGGCTTCGCCCACAGCGTGATCGCGTACGAAGCGAGCCTCAAAGGCATCAGCAAGCTCGAGCTGAACGCTGACAAGATTGCTGCCGATCTGGACGCTTGCTGGGAAGTCCTGGCCGAGCCGATCCAGACCGTGATGCGCCGCTACAACATCGAAAACCCGTACGAGAAGCTGAAAGAACTGACTCGCGGCAAGGGCATCAGCCCTGAAGCGCTGCAGACTTTCATCGATGGCCTGGACATGCCGGCCGATGCGAAAGCCGAGCTCAAGCAACTGACCCCGGCCAACTACATCGGCAACGCTGTAGCGCAAGCCAAACGCATCTGA
- a CDS encoding cupin domain-containing protein yields the protein MNPDIPLQLLGGLTAREFMRDYWQKKPLLIRQAIPDFESPIDADELAGLALEEEVESRLVIEHGERPWELRRGPFAEDEFSKLPEREWTLLVQAVDQFVPEVSELLENFRFLPSWRVDDVMISFAAPGGSVGPHFDNYDVFLLQGHGKRNWKIGQMCNSESPLLQHADLRILAEFHETEEWVLEPGDMLYLPPRLAHCGVAVDDCMTYSVGFRAPSAAEVLTHFTDFLSQFLTDEERYTDADAKPVSDDPHQIQHDALGRLKALLAEHMSDERLLLTWFGQYMTEPRYPELVVGPEEVEEEDLLGALEDGAILIRNPSARLAWSDVDNDLLLFASGQSRYLPGKLRELLKLICSADALHTDNLGDWLSDEDGRGLLCELVKQGSLGFADDE from the coding sequence ATGAATCCCGATATTCCTCTTCAACTTCTGGGTGGTCTTACGGCGCGCGAGTTCATGCGCGATTACTGGCAGAAAAAACCACTGCTGATCCGTCAGGCGATTCCTGATTTCGAAAGCCCGATCGACGCCGACGAACTCGCCGGCCTGGCCCTGGAAGAAGAAGTCGAATCGCGCCTGGTGATCGAGCACGGCGAGCGCCCATGGGAACTGCGTCGCGGCCCGTTCGCCGAAGACGAATTCAGCAAACTGCCGGAGCGCGAATGGACGCTGCTGGTGCAGGCGGTCGATCAGTTCGTACCGGAAGTCAGCGAGCTGCTGGAAAACTTTCGCTTCCTGCCGAGCTGGCGCGTCGACGACGTGATGATCAGCTTCGCCGCCCCGGGTGGCAGCGTTGGTCCGCACTTCGACAACTACGACGTATTCCTGCTGCAAGGCCACGGCAAGCGCAACTGGAAAATCGGCCAGATGTGCAACTCCGAAAGCCCGCTGCTGCAACACGCGGACCTGCGCATCCTCGCCGAATTCCACGAGACCGAAGAGTGGGTCCTGGAACCAGGCGACATGCTGTACCTGCCGCCGCGCCTGGCTCACTGCGGCGTTGCCGTCGATGACTGCATGACCTACTCGGTCGGTTTCCGCGCACCGAGCGCCGCTGAAGTGCTGACCCACTTCACCGACTTCCTCAGCCAGTTCCTGACTGACGAAGAGCGCTACACCGACGCCGATGCAAAACCGGTCAGCGATGATCCACATCAGATCCAGCACGATGCGCTCGGCCGCCTGAAAGCGCTGCTCGCCGAGCACATGAGCGACGAACGCCTGCTGCTGACCTGGTTCGGCCAGTACATGACCGAGCCGCGTTATCCAGAGCTGGTGGTCGGCCCGGAAGAAGTCGAGGAAGAAGACCTCCTCGGCGCGCTCGAAGATGGCGCCATTCTGATCCGCAACCCGAGCGCGCGCCTGGCGTGGTCGGACGTCGATAACGATCTGCTGCTGTTCGCCAGCGGCCAGAGCCGTTACCTGCCAGGCAAACTGCGCGAACTGCTGAAGCTGATCTGCTCCGCCGACGCCCTGCACACCGACAACCTCGGTGACTGGCTGAGCGACGAAGACGGCCGCGGCCTGCTGTGCGAACTGGTCAAACAGGGAAGCCTGGGGTTCGCCGACGATGAATAA
- a CDS encoding GNAT family N-acetyltransferase gives MNKIRVRVADWQKDNAEIRRIRETVFIAEQSVPPELEWDADDATAVHFLAFEGDFPIGTARLLPDGHVGRVSVLKDWRGLKVGDALMHAVIAEAEERGLKQQMLSAQVQATAFYERLGFNLVSEEFLEAGIPHVDMVRHSA, from the coding sequence ATGAATAAGATTCGCGTACGTGTTGCAGACTGGCAAAAGGACAACGCCGAGATCCGCCGCATTCGCGAAACGGTGTTCATTGCCGAACAATCGGTTCCACCCGAGCTTGAGTGGGACGCCGATGACGCCACGGCGGTGCATTTTCTGGCTTTCGAAGGCGACTTTCCGATCGGCACCGCCCGCCTCTTGCCCGACGGGCATGTCGGCCGGGTTTCGGTGCTGAAGGACTGGCGCGGCCTGAAGGTCGGCGATGCGCTGATGCACGCGGTCATCGCCGAAGCCGAGGAGCGCGGCCTGAAGCAGCAGATGCTCAGTGCCCAGGTGCAGGCCACGGCGTTCTATGAGCGCCTGGGTTTCAATCTGGTCAGCGAGGAATTCCTGGAAGCCGGGATTCCGCATGTCGACATGGTTCGTCATTCGGCTTAA
- a CDS encoding secretin N-terminal domain-containing protein gives MSLRTLLTTLLLGCSFSVMAATEIVPLKYHTSADMLPVAQDFIGKDGQVSAYGNQLIVKAEPGKIEELKDLLSQLDTAPKRLLITVDTNENNGRGDEGYSVNGAQTRIISRSTASRDGGIQQIQASEGAPALIQVGQSVPITSSQSDSYGGYSSQTQYRNVTQGFYVTASVTGETVHLAISTNRDRMSQERPDVVNVQSTDTTVTGRLGEWITLAGVNRQTQADKQGLARSYSTQGRDDMTLRVKVDTLD, from the coding sequence ATGTCCCTACGCACCCTGCTCACCACCCTGCTGCTCGGCTGCAGCTTTTCGGTGATGGCAGCCACAGAAATCGTGCCCCTCAAATACCACACCAGCGCCGACATGCTGCCGGTGGCTCAGGACTTTATCGGCAAGGACGGCCAGGTCAGCGCTTATGGCAACCAGCTGATCGTCAAGGCGGAGCCCGGCAAGATCGAAGAACTCAAGGATCTGCTCTCACAGCTCGACACCGCACCCAAGCGCCTGCTGATCACGGTCGACACCAACGAAAACAACGGCCGTGGCGACGAAGGCTATTCGGTCAACGGCGCCCAGACCCGCATCATCAGCCGCAGCACTGCCAGCCGTGACGGCGGCATTCAGCAGATCCAGGCCAGCGAAGGTGCGCCGGCGCTGATCCAGGTCGGCCAGAGCGTGCCGATCACCAGCAGCCAGAGCGATTCTTATGGCGGCTACAGCAGCCAGACTCAATATCGCAACGTCACCCAGGGGTTTTATGTCACCGCCAGCGTCACCGGCGAAACCGTTCACCTGGCCATCAGTACCAACCGTGACCGTATGAGCCAGGAACGTCCCGATGTAGTGAACGTGCAAAGCACCGACACAACTGTCACCGGGCGACTGGGCGAGTGGATCACCCTCGCCGGCGTGAATCGCCAGACCCAGGCCGACAAACAGGGCCTGGCCCGCAGCTACTCGACTCAAGGCCGGGATGACATGACGTTGCGGGTGAAAGTCGACACGTTGGACTAA